A stretch of Synechococcus sp. MIT S9220 DNA encodes these proteins:
- the secA gene encoding preprotein translocase subunit SecA, translating to MLKLLLGDPNARKLKRYQPIVSDINLLEEEIAPLSDDELRAKTTAFQERLAEAGSLQNQRPILDEILPEAFAVVREAAKRVLGMRHFDVQLIGGMVLHEGQIGEMKTGEGKTLVATLPSYLNALTGRGVHVVTVNDYLARRDAEWMGQVHRFLGLSVGLIQQDMAPAERRINYGCDITYATNSELGFDYLRDNMAADISEVVQREFQYCVIDEVDSILIDEARTPLIISGQVERPQEKYQKAAEVANALVRAAEMGKDGIDPEGDYEVDEKQRSCTLTDEGFAKAEQLTGVNDLYDPQDPWAHYITNALKAKDLFTRDVNYIVRDGEAVIVDEFTGRVMPGRRWSDGQHQAIEAKEELQIQPETQTLASITYQNFFLLYPRLAGMTGTAKTEETEFEKTYKLETTIVPTNRVRARQDWVDQVYKTEEAKWRAVAQETAEVHQQGRPVLVGTTSVEKSELLSSLLAEQNIPHNLLNAKPENVEREAEIVAQAGRSGAVTIATNMAGRGTDIILGGNSDYMARLKLREVLLPRLVRPEEGHRPPVPLQRSTDGGDGFAAKAAPASGPHGSAPSEAKAIGSLYPCQLTDDTDQALAVLARDLVKAWGDRALTVIELEDRIATAAEKAPTDDAQIAALRAAIAMVKGEYDEVVKQEEGRVRETGGLHVIGTERHESRRVDNQLRGRAGRQGDPGSTRFFLSLGDNLLRIFGGERVAGLMNAFRVEEDMPIESGMLTRSLEGAQKKVETYYYDIRKQVFEYDEVMNNQRKAVYSERRRVLDGRELKKQVVGYGERTMNEIVEAYVNPDLPPEEWDVAQLVSKVQEFVYLLEDLKADQLQGLSMEELKAFLQEQLRNAYDLKEGQIEQQRPGLMREAERFFILQQIDTLWREHLQAMDGLRESVGLRGYGQKDPLIEYKNEGYDMFLDMMTNMRRNVIYSMFMFQPAPPSGQSAGSTTTA from the coding sequence ATGCTCAAGCTCCTGCTGGGTGACCCCAATGCCCGCAAGCTGAAGCGGTATCAACCGATTGTTTCCGACATCAATCTGCTGGAGGAGGAGATTGCGCCGCTCAGTGATGACGAGCTACGCGCCAAGACGACTGCGTTTCAGGAACGTCTGGCTGAGGCTGGAAGCCTTCAGAACCAACGTCCAATTCTTGATGAGATTCTGCCCGAGGCCTTCGCCGTGGTGCGCGAAGCCGCTAAGCGGGTGCTGGGCATGCGCCATTTCGATGTGCAGTTGATCGGCGGAATGGTCCTGCACGAGGGCCAGATCGGTGAAATGAAAACCGGTGAAGGCAAAACCCTGGTGGCCACTTTGCCCAGCTATTTGAATGCCTTAACGGGTCGTGGCGTTCACGTGGTGACCGTGAACGATTATCTGGCCCGTCGCGATGCCGAATGGATGGGTCAGGTGCATCGTTTTCTAGGCCTTTCTGTGGGTTTAATTCAGCAGGATATGGCTCCTGCAGAGCGTCGCATCAATTACGGTTGTGATATCACTTATGCCACCAACTCTGAGCTTGGTTTTGATTATCTGCGCGATAATATGGCCGCCGATATTAGTGAAGTGGTTCAACGGGAGTTTCAGTATTGCGTGATCGACGAGGTCGACTCCATTCTGATTGATGAAGCCCGCACGCCTCTGATTATTTCCGGTCAGGTGGAACGTCCTCAGGAGAAATACCAGAAGGCTGCCGAGGTGGCGAACGCCTTGGTGCGTGCCGCTGAAATGGGCAAAGATGGCATTGATCCTGAAGGCGATTACGAGGTGGATGAGAAGCAGCGCAGCTGCACTCTCACCGATGAAGGCTTTGCCAAAGCCGAACAGTTGACGGGCGTGAATGATCTGTATGACCCTCAGGATCCTTGGGCTCACTACATCACCAATGCGCTTAAGGCCAAGGATCTGTTCACCCGTGATGTGAACTACATCGTTCGCGATGGTGAAGCGGTGATCGTCGATGAGTTCACCGGTCGGGTGATGCCTGGTCGCCGTTGGAGTGACGGTCAGCATCAGGCGATTGAAGCCAAGGAAGAACTGCAGATCCAGCCAGAAACCCAGACTCTGGCGTCGATTACCTATCAGAACTTCTTTCTGCTCTATCCGCGCCTGGCAGGCATGACCGGCACGGCCAAGACTGAGGAAACCGAGTTCGAGAAGACTTACAAGCTCGAAACCACGATCGTGCCCACTAACCGGGTGCGGGCACGTCAGGACTGGGTGGATCAGGTTTATAAAACAGAAGAAGCCAAGTGGCGTGCGGTGGCCCAAGAGACGGCTGAGGTGCACCAGCAGGGCCGGCCGGTGTTGGTGGGGACCACAAGCGTGGAAAAGAGCGAGTTGCTCAGCTCTCTGCTGGCTGAACAGAACATTCCCCACAACCTGCTCAACGCCAAGCCGGAAAACGTGGAGAGGGAAGCCGAGATTGTGGCTCAGGCTGGTCGCTCTGGTGCCGTCACCATCGCCACCAACATGGCCGGTCGCGGCACCGACATCATCCTTGGCGGCAACAGCGATTACATGGCTCGCCTCAAGTTGCGGGAAGTGTTGTTACCACGACTGGTGCGTCCTGAAGAGGGCCATCGTCCACCCGTGCCGCTGCAGCGCAGCACGGATGGTGGTGATGGCTTTGCAGCAAAAGCAGCGCCGGCTTCCGGGCCCCATGGCAGTGCTCCTAGTGAAGCCAAAGCCATTGGCAGCCTCTATCCCTGTCAGCTCACTGACGACACTGATCAGGCTCTTGCTGTGCTCGCCAGGGATCTGGTGAAGGCTTGGGGCGATCGTGCTCTCACGGTGATTGAACTAGAAGACCGCATTGCAACGGCGGCAGAGAAGGCGCCCACCGACGATGCCCAGATTGCGGCACTGCGTGCTGCCATCGCCATGGTCAAGGGCGAATACGACGAGGTGGTGAAGCAGGAAGAGGGCCGAGTCAGAGAGACGGGAGGTCTGCACGTGATCGGCACCGAGCGGCACGAATCTCGTCGAGTGGATAACCAGCTACGCGGCCGCGCTGGTCGTCAGGGTGATCCCGGTTCCACTCGCTTTTTTCTGTCGCTGGGCGACAACCTGTTGCGCATCTTCGGCGGTGAACGTGTTGCTGGTCTGATGAATGCCTTCCGCGTTGAGGAAGACATGCCGATTGAATCCGGCATGCTGACCCGCTCTTTGGAGGGGGCCCAGAAAAAAGTTGAGACCTACTACTACGACATCCGTAAGCAGGTGTTTGAGTACGACGAGGTGATGAACAACCAGCGCAAAGCGGTCTATTCAGAACGGCGCCGTGTGCTCGATGGCCGCGAGCTCAAGAAGCAGGTTGTGGGCTATGGCGAGCGCACCATGAACGAGATCGTGGAGGCCTACGTGAATCCGGATCTTCCTCCTGAGGAATGGGATGTGGCTCAGCTGGTCAGCAAGGTTCAGGAGTTTGTGTATTTGCTGGAAGATCTCAAGGCCGACCAGCTGCAGGGACTCTCGATGGAGGAGCTCAAGGCCTTCCTGCAAGAACAGCTGCGCAATGCTTACGACCTCAAGGAAGGTCAGATCGAACAGCAACGGCCTGGTCTGATGCGCGAAGCCGAGCGCTTCTTCATCCTTCAGCAGATTGATACGCTCTGGCGTGAACACTTGCAGGCCATGGATGGCCTGCGCGAGTCGGTTGGCCTGCGCGGCTATGGGCAAAAGGATCCCTTGATCGAATACAAGAACGAGGGCTACGACATGTTCTTGGACATGATGACCAACATGCGCCGCAACGTGATCTACTCAATGTTCATGTTCCAGCCGGCACCGCCTTCCGGACAATCTGCAGGGTCAACAACAACAGCCTGA
- the cysE gene encoding serine O-acetyltransferase encodes MPKWLPQALRARRQGMFHHISADLAIIRERDPAARGALEILLCYPGFQALALHRLSHRLWRSRLPLKLPARLLSQLGRSLTGVEIHPGATIGQGVFIDHGMGVVIGETTEIGDRCLLYQGVTLGGTGKNHGKRHPTLGTNVVIGAGAKVLGAIEVGANTRVGAGSVVVRNVEADCTVVGIPGRVIHQSGVRINPLAHSALPDAEASVIRNLMERIDQLEGQVRSLNENLKTMAAATGRPLHEMRSGDAQNLKDREILEFLGDRPPGRS; translated from the coding sequence CTGCCAAAATGGCTACCTCAAGCGCTAAGGGCGCGGCGCCAAGGCATGTTCCATCACATCAGCGCCGATTTGGCGATCATTCGTGAGCGTGACCCTGCAGCACGCGGAGCACTTGAAATCCTGCTCTGCTACCCAGGTTTCCAGGCGCTAGCCCTACATCGGCTCAGTCATCGCCTCTGGCGTTCGCGTCTACCCCTCAAATTGCCTGCAAGATTACTGAGCCAGCTTGGGCGAAGCCTCACTGGTGTTGAGATTCACCCTGGTGCAACCATCGGCCAAGGCGTCTTCATTGACCACGGCATGGGTGTGGTGATTGGTGAAACCACTGAGATAGGAGATCGCTGTCTGCTGTATCAGGGCGTCACCCTGGGAGGCACGGGCAAAAACCATGGCAAACGTCACCCCACGCTGGGTACCAATGTTGTGATTGGAGCAGGCGCCAAAGTGTTGGGAGCCATCGAAGTGGGAGCCAACACACGCGTAGGCGCAGGATCAGTTGTCGTACGCAATGTGGAAGCAGATTGCACCGTTGTGGGGATACCTGGGCGCGTCATCCACCAAAGCGGTGTCCGCATTAATCCACTGGCTCATTCAGCGCTGCCAGATGCTGAAGCGAGCGTCATCCGCAATCTGATGGAGCGCATTGATCAACTGGAAGGACAAGTACGCAGTCTCAATGAGAACCTCAAAACCATGGCTGCGGCCACTGGTCGTCCACTACACGAGATGCGTAGCGGAGATGCTCAAAACCTCAAAGACCGCGAGATCCTTGAATTCCTGGGGGATAGACCTCCCGGCAGGAGCTAG